A part of Corynebacterium mustelae genomic DNA contains:
- a CDS encoding esterase/lipase family protein — translation MTPTPAHSSQTNQQSDDLPAETTTNTKRHTLPLVARIPTAKIFEDDWRSRTSPKHPCPVILIHGTGETKACWAGLGTELRELGYAVFAPDFGNRSTDAVAESAAQVGAYIDAVLTVTGARKAILVGHSQGGILARYWMHFLGGSSKVHQLICLSVPNHGTQPGGFLPDIALTPHVQRRIHQLITAWFGPSGFEMLSDSPLIDALNATGDTIPGIHYSCITTRSDAIITPVESCFLDGRHSNNIYVQDTAQHMLVMHEDMPYNKHVRALVVAEIENCPPLDPEIPEAEVPVPFSLRAKRALRVLRG, via the coding sequence ATGACTCCAACACCCGCGCATTCATCTCAAACCAATCAACAGTCTGATGATTTACCGGCCGAAACCACGACGAACACAAAACGACACACTCTACCACTGGTAGCCAGGATCCCTACCGCAAAAATCTTTGAAGACGATTGGCGTTCCCGCACGAGCCCAAAGCACCCTTGCCCAGTTATCCTGATTCACGGTACCGGCGAGACCAAAGCGTGCTGGGCAGGGCTTGGCACTGAGTTACGCGAATTAGGCTATGCAGTATTTGCACCAGATTTCGGAAATCGAAGCACCGATGCTGTCGCAGAATCAGCTGCACAAGTCGGCGCTTACATCGACGCGGTTTTGACCGTAACCGGAGCAAGAAAAGCTATATTGGTGGGCCATTCCCAAGGCGGAATACTAGCTCGCTACTGGATGCACTTTTTAGGCGGCAGTAGCAAAGTCCATCAACTCATTTGCTTGTCGGTTCCCAATCATGGCACTCAACCGGGTGGTTTCCTACCCGATATTGCACTAACCCCACATGTTCAGCGACGCATCCATCAGCTCATCACCGCCTGGTTTGGCCCGTCCGGTTTTGAAATGCTCAGCGATTCACCGCTTATCGACGCCCTAAACGCAACCGGTGACACGATCCCCGGAATTCACTACAGCTGCATCACCACCCGATCCGATGCAATCATCACCCCAGTAGAGTCATGCTTCTTAGATGGGCGCCACTCCAACAATATCTACGTACAAGACACCGCACAGCACATGCTCGTTATGCATGAAGATATGCCGTACAACAAACACGTGCGGGCATTAGTCGTTGCAGAAATAGAAAACTGTCCGCCACTTGACCCCGAAATACCCGAAGCGGAAGTACCAGTGCCATTTTCGCTGCGCGCCAAGCGAGCACTGCGAGTACTACGTGGCTAA
- a CDS encoding DNA-3-methyladenine glycosylase, which produces MIDFGQPANIVAPLLLGATISHAGVTIRITEVEAYLGASDPASHTYRGMTRRNIAMFGPPARLYVYRSYGIHLAGNIVCAPEGVGHACLLRAGEVIDGIPLALQRRGQMPFHRLAQGPGNFGAALGLSLELNKESIYGPLVQFTERSAVPEIVRGTRIGISKNTEAKLRFWIPNHASVSARKGYPPQPDQHRE; this is translated from the coding sequence ATGATTGACTTCGGACAACCAGCCAATATAGTTGCCCCATTATTACTGGGTGCCACAATTTCACACGCTGGGGTAACCATCCGCATCACCGAAGTCGAGGCCTATTTAGGCGCATCCGACCCCGCCTCCCACACCTACCGCGGAATGACCCGACGAAATATTGCAATGTTTGGCCCACCCGCCCGGCTATACGTTTACCGCTCCTATGGCATCCACCTTGCTGGAAATATTGTGTGCGCCCCAGAGGGCGTGGGACACGCATGCCTACTACGGGCTGGCGAAGTGATTGACGGTATCCCATTAGCACTTCAGCGTCGTGGCCAAATGCCATTTCACCGACTAGCCCAAGGCCCCGGCAATTTCGGAGCCGCGCTAGGGTTAAGCCTTGAGTTAAATAAAGAATCCATCTACGGCCCACTGGTGCAATTCACCGAACGTAGCGCCGTACCGGAAATCGTTCGCGGTACCCGGATTGGCATCTCGAAAAACACCGAAGCCAAACTTCGGTTTTGGATCCCCAATCACGCCAGCGTATCCGCCCGTAAGGGCTATCCGCCCCAGCCTGATCAGCATAGGGAATGA
- a CDS encoding nitroreductase family protein encodes MNVSEAIKTRRAIRSYTDQELTDQVVDNVVSLALEAPTAFNLQRADLVVVRDQAVKDGLFAASNQTQLRDAPVVLVVVARTGVPTDIIDVLGEDYGAGVVQYFESLDAAKLRESAMKDAVLVGAFALIAAQAEGLATSPTTGWDEAKVLEAVGLPADGEHGVALVIAMGYGNEQPAHPGRNASRRVNDRY; translated from the coding sequence ATGAACGTTTCTGAAGCAATCAAAACCCGACGTGCAATTCGCAGCTACACCGATCAAGAACTAACCGACCAGGTAGTAGACAACGTTGTTTCTTTGGCACTAGAGGCCCCTACCGCTTTTAACCTCCAGCGTGCTGATCTCGTTGTTGTCCGCGATCAGGCCGTCAAGGACGGTTTGTTTGCTGCGTCGAACCAGACACAGCTGCGGGACGCACCAGTAGTTTTGGTTGTCGTTGCTCGCACTGGAGTTCCGACTGACATTATTGATGTTCTTGGTGAAGATTACGGTGCTGGTGTTGTTCAGTACTTCGAATCGCTGGATGCTGCAAAACTGCGAGAATCTGCCATGAAAGATGCAGTCCTAGTCGGCGCCTTTGCTTTGATTGCTGCACAGGCTGAAGGTTTGGCTACCTCACCAACCACCGGTTGGGATGAAGCAAAGGTCCTTGAGGCTGTTGGGCTGCCGGCTGATGGTGAGCACGGTGTCGCGTTGGTTATCGCGATGGGTTATGGCAATGAACAACCTGCTCACCCAGGTCGAAACGCCTCCCGCCGTGTCAATGACCGCTACTAA
- a CDS encoding gamma carbonic anhydrase family protein: MTHFVGPLILPFNGKTPRIHATAYIAPTATIIGDVEIGAHSSVFYGCVLRADVNAIRVGERTNIQDNCVLHVDSDAPCTLGDDVTVGHLALVHGATVADGVLVGMKSALLSRSRIGAGSLIAAGAVVLEGQEIPEKSLAAGVPAKVRRELSDEQSQAFIPHAARYVETAAGQADPSQALDLSEVTYEEQSRGKGNL; the protein is encoded by the coding sequence ATGACCCATTTTGTTGGACCACTTATCCTGCCGTTTAACGGTAAAACACCACGCATCCACGCCACCGCCTATATCGCGCCTACAGCAACCATCATCGGCGATGTGGAAATCGGGGCACATTCTTCGGTGTTCTATGGTTGCGTGCTTCGGGCGGATGTCAATGCAATCCGGGTGGGGGAGCGAACCAATATCCAAGATAATTGTGTGCTCCATGTCGACTCTGATGCCCCTTGCACGCTTGGCGACGATGTGACGGTGGGGCATCTGGCGCTAGTACATGGCGCCACCGTTGCTGATGGCGTCTTAGTGGGAATGAAATCAGCGCTATTATCCCGCTCTCGTATAGGTGCGGGTTCGCTTATCGCAGCAGGTGCAGTGGTATTGGAGGGACAGGAAATTCCTGAAAAATCCCTCGCCGCTGGGGTTCCAGCTAAAGTGCGCCGGGAGCTTTCCGACGAACAATCACAAGCGTTTATTCCACATGCTGCGCGATATGTTGAGACTGCCGCGGGGCAGGCTGATCCTTCGCAGGCACTTGATCTCAGTGAAGTTACCTACGAAGAGCAATCACGTGGGAAAGGCAACCTATAA
- a CDS encoding ROK family protein gives MRTESSFSHSTIFTGPSNPAALCLQLIRLKQPVTRTFLVDHSPHSQPTITRAVLGLMGAQLVRERPDKIMPIGPGRPKIPLELTPSPWVHVGMAIGTKSTYLGVYGTRGQLLREQFVEISPAEHSVQNFVNEMVPHIIRMVSDSKLPLANLGISTSGIVDDHSLITAANLGWDHADIVNPLHQALDVPITIASVIEAIAGAEQHTQIPPKPAPKPRPNQKRLPKVPKVHEHRGLIFYVDDSIGAAVHTYNSVKLLEVGNYTSVEAAAMDLASKTSPDTIVLAGSAFENSADAHAVGRALRASKHANVEIRVIPTHIDNARAAARSVALSGLLTDPINFAKQIVTGSSQYAI, from the coding sequence CGGCCGCGCTATGTCTACAATTAATTCGACTGAAGCAGCCGGTAACCCGCACCTTCTTGGTCGATCATTCCCCACACTCGCAGCCAACCATTACCCGTGCGGTACTTGGATTGATGGGTGCTCAATTAGTTCGGGAGCGTCCCGACAAAATCATGCCTATCGGCCCCGGACGACCAAAGATTCCGCTGGAGCTGACCCCAAGCCCCTGGGTTCATGTTGGCATGGCTATTGGCACAAAATCCACATACTTAGGCGTCTATGGCACTCGCGGTCAATTGCTGAGGGAACAATTTGTGGAAATCAGCCCTGCAGAGCACAGTGTTCAAAATTTTGTTAATGAGATGGTGCCCCACATAATCCGCATGGTGTCGGATAGCAAACTACCACTAGCAAACTTAGGGATCTCTACCTCAGGAATAGTGGATGATCACTCACTAATCACCGCAGCCAATTTGGGTTGGGATCATGCCGATATAGTCAATCCACTTCACCAGGCACTAGATGTGCCGATCACCATAGCAAGTGTCATTGAGGCTATCGCTGGTGCGGAGCAGCACACCCAGATTCCGCCAAAACCTGCTCCCAAACCTCGACCAAACCAAAAGCGTTTACCAAAGGTGCCTAAGGTACATGAGCATCGCGGCCTGATTTTCTATGTGGATGATTCCATTGGCGCTGCTGTTCATACCTATAACTCCGTGAAGTTATTAGAAGTAGGCAATTACACAAGCGTTGAAGCTGCCGCGATGGATCTGGCTTCCAAGACTTCGCCGGACACCATAGTTCTGGCGGGTTCAGCTTTTGAAAATTCCGCAGACGCCCACGCTGTTGGTCGGGCGTTGCGGGCCTCCAAGCACGCAAACGTCGAAATACGCGTTATTCCGACCCATATAGATAACGCTCGGGCTGCAGCTCGATCGGTGGCCTTGAGTGGGCTTTTGACCGACCCGATCAATTTCGCAAAACAAATCGTTACCGGTTCCTCGCAGTACGCGATCTAG